A window of Sphingomonas sp. R1 contains these coding sequences:
- a CDS encoding gluconokinase — translation MPSLPAGSPIPGAVIVMGVSGCGKSTLGALLAEALGCPFLEGDAFHAPEAVAKMRGGEPLTDADRWPWLDRLSAAVTQSMARHGRAVAACSALRSVYRDRLRHRIAAPVQFVLLEADRAALVARMARRPGHFMPTSLLDSQLATLEPPSPAETALVLPGALPAVDLRDRVLAHLDGLALRA, via the coding sequence ATGCCCAGCCTGCCCGCCGGATCGCCCATCCCCGGCGCCGTGATCGTGATGGGGGTGAGCGGCTGCGGCAAGTCGACGCTGGGCGCGCTGCTCGCCGAAGCCCTTGGCTGCCCGTTCCTGGAGGGCGATGCCTTTCACGCCCCCGAGGCGGTCGCCAAGATGCGCGGCGGCGAGCCGCTCACCGATGCCGATCGCTGGCCGTGGCTCGATCGGCTGTCCGCCGCCGTCACGCAATCCATGGCCCGGCACGGGCGGGCGGTGGCGGCCTGCTCGGCGCTGCGGAGCGTCTACCGGGACCGCCTGCGCCACCGCATCGCCGCCCCCGTGCAGTTCGTCCTGCTCGAGGCGGATCGCGCGGCGCTGGTCGCGCGGATGGCGCGCCGCCCCGGCCACTTCATGCCGACGAGCCTGCTCGACAGCCAGCTCGCCACGCTCGAGCCCCCCTCCCCTGCGGAAACCGCGCTGGTCCTGCCCGGCGCCCTGCCCGCCGTCGACTTGCGGGACCGGGTATTGGCGCATCTGGACGGTCTCGCGCTCAGGGCATGA
- a CDS encoding response regulator transcription factor — translation MHAATQAQPAERNSGDAATPPRLTPTQMEVLRCVHSGLLNKQIAYELGMAEATVKVHMTAVMRKLNVRNRTQAAIAAGQFGW, via the coding sequence ATGCACGCCGCGACTCAAGCGCAACCGGCCGAACGGAACAGCGGCGACGCCGCGACCCCGCCTCGCCTTACCCCCACCCAGATGGAAGTGCTGCGCTGCGTGCACTCCGGGCTGCTCAACAAGCAGATTGCCTATGAGCTCGGCATGGCCGAGGCGACCGTGAAGGTTCACATGACCGCGGTCATGCGCAAGCTCAACGTGCGCAACCGCACCCAGGCCGCGATCGCGGCGGGTCAGTTCGGCTGGTAG
- a CDS encoding FadR/GntR family transcriptional regulator, with amino-acid sequence MTQPRLADHAYAAIVEWIKSEGLAVGDRLPSEARLAEMCGVSRAIVREALVRLVSDGITEVRRGAGSFVKGRPSERLAAFMPLAELPLTLGSYEVRFVLETEAARLAAVRRTPEQMVALDAALGRLRAALLSSAPAHVEDRELHRAIADATGNHAFQQAFDALWPDVEKVMQAGVDISRSRSAEVVAVMLHEHEVIVDSIRAQDPERAALAMRWHLGEGRRRLMP; translated from the coding sequence ATGACGCAGCCGCGCCTTGCCGACCACGCCTATGCGGCGATCGTCGAGTGGATCAAATCCGAAGGGCTGGCGGTCGGCGACCGGCTGCCATCCGAGGCGCGCCTGGCCGAGATGTGCGGCGTCTCCCGCGCGATCGTCCGCGAGGCGCTGGTACGCCTCGTCTCCGACGGGATCACCGAGGTGCGCCGCGGGGCCGGCTCGTTCGTCAAGGGGCGGCCCTCGGAGCGGCTGGCGGCGTTCATGCCGCTTGCCGAGCTCCCGCTGACCCTGGGCAGCTACGAGGTGCGTTTCGTGCTGGAGACGGAAGCGGCGCGGCTGGCCGCGGTTCGGCGCACGCCCGAGCAGATGGTCGCGCTGGATGCCGCCCTGGGCAGGCTGCGCGCCGCATTGCTCTCGAGCGCGCCGGCGCATGTCGAGGATCGCGAGCTGCACCGCGCGATCGCCGACGCGACGGGCAACCATGCCTTCCAGCAGGCTTTCGACGCCCTCTGGCCGGATGTGGAGAAGGTGATGCAGGCGGGGGTCGACATCTCGCGGTCGCGCTCGGCCGAGGTCGTCGCGGTGATGCTGCACGAGCATGAGGTGATCGTCGATTCGATCCGCGCGCAGGACCCCGAGCGCGCTGCGCTGGCGATGCGCTGGCACCTGGGGGAGGGGCGCCGCCGCCTCATGCCCTGA
- a CDS encoding type II toxin-antitoxin system RelE/ParE family toxin, whose amino-acid sequence MSVRHTVYLTDGAETDLAEIHAWIGANRSAEQADAFLDMMLTRIDSLEAFPDRGSIPGELDALGIREFRQIVAPPYRLIYRVIVDHVFVLLIADGRRDVQALLERRLLSA is encoded by the coding sequence ATGAGCGTCCGCCACACGGTCTATCTCACCGACGGCGCCGAAACCGACCTCGCCGAGATCCACGCATGGATCGGTGCGAACCGATCGGCGGAACAGGCGGACGCGTTTCTGGACATGATGCTGACCAGGATCGACAGCCTGGAAGCGTTTCCGGATCGGGGCAGTATCCCGGGCGAACTCGATGCGCTCGGCATCCGCGAGTTCCGGCAGATCGTGGCGCCGCCCTATCGCCTGATCTACCGGGTCATCGTCGATCATGTGTTCGTGCTGCTGATCGCGGACGGCCGCCGCGACGTCCAGGCGCTGCTGGAACGCCGGCTGCTTTCGGCCTGA